CACTGCAATCAATTATTTTTATTGCCTGCACAGGGATAGATTTTGAGTTAATTAGTGTAATGCTTTTGCTGCTCGGATTGGGTGATAACTGAATTGAGGCAGCATCATAATCATTTGCCAGAATAGCACTACTTATGTTTTTGTTTTTTATATTGCTACGTGTATTCACAATACCTGCAGCAGTTCGCTGTGTAGGATTACAGTTTAACCCTCCCATATTAGTTATAACCCGGTAACGCGAATTCGGATACAATCCATAATCAGGGTCACTTACTTGATTTACATTGCCGGAAGTTATGGCAATTGTTGTCCAGATACCTAATGAAGCACTGTCGCGAAGCAACAAATATTGTAGCACCGGAGTTGTTTGGCCTTCCACTTCATAAAAGTTCCAATCAAAATTACCGTTCGCTTGATCGTTTAATTTAATACTATGGTGAAATGCACTTTTTAGACCCTCATTTCCACAAATATCAACGGTTGAAATTTTGTAAAATTTTGAAGTTACATTTGGATTGGCGTAGAGTAAATTGGAATCGACAAACACGCTATATGCATTGTAACTTATCGATTTTATATAGCTATAAAGATTAGTAATATCTTCACGGTAGATTCTAAAACTATCGATAATAGAAGAGACTGGTTTTTCCCAAATTAGCTGGTTAAATTTCGACAAACTATCGACTGTAACTAGGCAAATGGGAACTTGAGGAGGAAGCGAGTCGACAAACAGTGCAGCACTAGTATCCTGACAAAGACCATTTTGATTGACAACAACAGCATAGTAGCCGCCATTTGATGCGGCAAATGATGCAGTAGTTGCATTGCTTATTGGAGCACCATTAAAAAGCCATTGGTAATTGTAACCTAATCCTGTAGTTGCATTTAAAACCAAGTTATTTGTAGCACATGCGTAAGGGGTTCCGGTATAGCTAAAAGATGCATTTGTACTGAGACAAGGATTTTCGATTTTTGTTAAAAAGCCGTCATTGGTTCCGCCAATACTGGTTTGATGAATGTTTCCTGCAACAAGAAAATTGCTGCTGGTTGTTTCTCCGCCAATATATATGTTACTCGATTTGTCAATAGTGCAAGCGTTGGCATATTCTTCGGATGAACCTCCTAGAAATGAACCAAATATTTTGGTACCGTTAGCACCATAACTTATTACAAAGCCATCTTGTGTGCCACCTCCATAAATTGACTGAAAAGCATTGAGAGCTATCCCAGTGTTTCCTGAAGTTGTACCACAAACAACAACGTTGTTGTAACGGTCGGTTGCAACACCTTGTAGTAAATCCTCTCCAGAGTTGCCAGCATAAGTAGCCCATATTCGGCCTCCATTTTCATCAAATTTAACCAAAAAGCCGTCTGATAAACCACCGCCATAGGTGTTTTGCGCACCACCCGAGGCAATAGAGGAACTGCTGCTTGTGCGACCGGCGAGGTATATATTGTTGGCATTATCGGTAGTACAAGCAAGGCCCACTTCACTGTCAAAGTTGCCATAATAAGTGGCCCATAAAACCTGCCCTGTACTGTTAAATTTCACCAGAATAGCATCGAATGACCCTCCCGAACTACCTTGAAAGCCGCCAATACC
The sequence above is a segment of the Bacteroidota bacterium genome. Coding sequences within it:
- a CDS encoding SBBP repeat-containing protein, producing the protein MKNFFKTKFFYLLLLPFYSLFARNEEQAFQFIENKGQVADFSGKVNSEIKFTAKDKNTKLFFGSDGIQYQFEKSIESVQNTIGPNQLAASITAASNAKREITRLDMKLIGANSKAIIKKEGKTNYYENYYLAHCPQGITEIHAYTKITYEEIYPGIDWVIYSKDNQLEYDFIVHPGANPACIKMQYLFAKEVKLELNGSANISTKLGEVLEAAPVCFISETDKKVQSHFTLKNNCLAFNIENYDKSQTLIIDPVLLWSSYYGGSSIDKIYSCNVDTSGNVVVAGITESSTGIASVGGFQTIKGGLNDGFISKFDAAGNRLWATYFGAADDDFILSTACDKAGNIFAGGITNSIAGISSNGFQANFGGGAYDGFVAKFNPNGTRNWSTFYGGPDDDAVYGCAVDATGNFYFTGTSLSNTGIASSGVGINSINAGGYTTFLAKFTTSGTRTWATYFGDGGDEYGTSCSIDKLGNIYVAGYCFGSMFMGIGGFQGSSGGSFDAILVKFNSTGQVLWATYYGNFDSEVGLACTTDNANNIYLAGRTSSSSSIASGGAQNTYGGGLSDGFLVKFDENGGRIWATYAGNSGEDLLQGVATDRYNNVVVCGTTSGNTGIALNAFQSIYGGGTQDGFVISYGANGTKIFGSFLGGSSEEYANACTIDKSSNIYIGGETTSSNFLVAGNIHQTSIGGTNDGFLTKIENPCLSTNASFSYTGTPYACATNNLVLNATTGLGYNYQWLFNGAPISNATTASFAASNGGYYAVVVNQNGLCQDTSAALFVDSLPPQVPICLVTVDSLSKFNQLIWEKPVSSIIDSFRIYREDITNLYSYIKSISYNAYSVFVDSNLLYANPNVTSKFYKISTVDICGNEGLKSAFHHSIKLNDQANGNFDWNFYEVEGQTTPVLQYLLLRDSASLGIWTTIAITSGNVNQVSDPDYGLYPNSRYRVITNMGGLNCNPTQRTAAGIVNTRSNIKNKNISSAILANDYDAASIQLSPNPSSKSITLINSKSIPVQAIKIIDCSGRLIRYYPISNENKRSLTFDISDLEPAIYQVIIEAGEFSSIKKLMKF